TGGGTGCTGCTGCCGATGACCGTGGCCGGTCTGGTCATCCCGCTCCTGGTGCTCGTGCGCATCAAGCGTGACAGCGACCTCACCGACGTCGAGCAGTCGCGGATGACGAGCTTCATCTGGATCTTCGCCGCCGCCGCGGTGTTCTGGATGATCTACGACCAGGGCGCGTCCACGGTGCAGGCGTTCGGCGAGACGAAGGCCGACAACGCCGTCTTCGGCTGGGAGATGCCCTCGACCTGGTACCAGTCGTTCAACTCGTTCTTCATCATCCTGCTGGCCCCCGTCTTCGCCGCTCTGTGGACCGTTCTCATCCGCCGCGGCAAGGAGGCGCGGACGATGACGAAGTTCGCCTTCGGCCTGTTCTTCATCGCGTTGTCGTTCTTCACCTTCTGCGTGCCGCTCTCCCGTGCCGCCGACGGCGCCCACCCGACGATGTGGTGGATCGTCCTGCTCTTCCTCGTGCAGACCATCGGCGAGCTGTGCCTTTCCCCCGTGGGCCTGTCCATCTCCACCAAGCTGGCCCCGGCCAAGTACGCCTCGCAGCTGCTGGGCGTGTGGTTCCTCGCCGTGACCGCGGGCGATTCCGTGACGGGGCTGCTCGCCATCGCCGGAGTCGACCTCTCCGGAGTCGGCGTGGTCGCCACGGAGGCGTCCCTCGCCGTCCTCGCGGGCCTGGGCCTGCTGGCCACCCGCAAGAAGGTCTCCGCCGCGATGCAGGGCATCTGACGCCCCCGCCACCCCGCGACGCAACGCCTCCGACCAGCCCGCCCGACCTCGCTCAGGCGGGCTGGTCGGGGTCGCAGCTCGCCCGGCGCCGGCCGATGGACACCAGGGCCGCGCGAAGGGCCGCCTGGTCGCCGTGGCGGACGGCGTGCACGCTGCCGTCGACGTCCTCCAGGAGCGCGGAGGCGACCGGCGCCTTCGAGGACAGGTGCCAGATGACGCCGCTGGGCGGCAGCAGCCCGCGGACGCCCTGGAACAGCGTGCCCAGCCCCTGCTCCGCGCCGGGTACGGCGCTGTCGATCAGAACGATGTCGGGCAGCAGCACACGGGCCAGGGCCAGGGCCTGAGCGGGCCCGTCCGCATGTGAGATCACCCGGAAGTGCGGGCCGTCCTGCACCAGGGGACGCAACGCCGCGGCCACGGCGTCCTCGGCCACGATCAGCACGGTCATCATGCATCCAGCTTGCCCCGGTCGCGGGGCCGGTGCTTGCCCACATATCGACGCTCCCGTCGGTGCACCCTCGTACACGCCCACGCGCCCACGACACACCCCACCTCCGTCAGCGGGTTGCCAGCCGAACTGTTCCGATATATCGTTGAGGCATCGCGACAGATTCGCGACTGATACACGAACGATCAAAGACAGGAGTGATCACCATGCGTACCCATGGTTTTGAACACGAGCACGGTCGCGGCCACGGACACGGTCGTCGAGGCGGCCCCGAGGGCCGTGAGGGCTTCGGCCGCGAAGGTTTCGGTGGTTTCGGTGGCTTCGAGGGGCGGCGCGGCGCGTTCGGTCCCTTCGGTCCCGGCTTCGGCGGGCCCGGTGGCCCCTGGGGTGGCGGCCGGGGCGGACGCGGAGGCGGCCCGCGCGGCAGGGCGAGGCGTGGCGACGTACGCGCGTCGATCCTGGCCCTGCTGAAGGCCCGGCCCATGCACGGCTACGAAATGATCCAGGAGATCGCCGAGCGCAGCGGCGGGGCGTGGAAGCCCAGCCCGGGTTCGGTCTACCCGACCCTCCAGCTGCTGGAGGACGAGGGCCTGATCAGCAGTGCGAGCGAAGGCGGCAAGAAGCTGTTCTCGCTCACCGACGCCGGGCGCGAGGCGGCCGAAGAGGGTCCCGAGGCGCCGTGGGAAGAGGCCGGCCGCGGGGTCGACTGGGACGCGCTGAACGAGATCCGACAGGCCGGCTTCGGTCTGATGGAGGCGTTCGGGCAGGTCTGGAAGACCGGCAGCAAGGAGCAGCGCGAGAAGGCGCTGACGGTCATCAACGACGCCCGCAAGAAGCTGTACCTGATCCTCGCCGATGAGGACTGACGTGGTCGGGGCCGACGGCCCCCACCACAGATGAGGCGCCCCGCACGCATCGTGTGGGGCGCCTCTCTGTCGTGATGTGGGGCGGGGCGGAGCAGGTCGGGGCGGCGTGGAGCAGGTCGGTCAGGTCGAGGCAGGTCGGTCAGGTCAGCAGGCCGTCCAGCTTGCGCAGCGATTCGTTGAGCGCCGCGGTCGCCGAGTCCTTCAGCTTGCCCGCCATCAGCGAGACCGCTGCCCCGGTGAACTCTCCCTCGATGCGGACCACCGTCGCCGAACCCTCGGGGGAGAGGGAGTAGCGGGTGCCGACGTTGACGCCCATCGGGCCCTTGCCCGCGATGGCCAGGGTGCGGGCGGTCTCCAGTTCGCCGATGGTCCAGTTGACCTCGGCGGGGAAGCCCATCAGCTTCATGTTCTCCACGAAGGTGCCGCCTGCTTCCAGCGTCGTGGGGCCGCCCTGGGGGAAGCTCGTGTGCGTGGCGTTCCACTCGCTCCAGGAGGAGAAGTCGGTGAGCCGGGCCCAGACCTTCTCGGCGGGCGCCTCGATCCTTGCCTCCGCGCTGACTTCGGCCATGCGGCCACCTCTTCCCGTCGGGCGCTGCGACGGCCGCAGCTACGGTGTCGCGGAACGTAGCCGCAGGCTCCGGAACATTCAATACTGATGAACCGTCAGGTTTGGTGCGGGGCGAGGCCGGGGCCGCGGCCTCGTATGTTCTGCCCGGTGAGGGGTGAGGTACTGTTCCCTCTGCCCTGTGACGGACACAGGCGGCGCACCCAGGAGGTGAGACCCATTACCGCAGTAGCAGGTCGGGTGCTCCCCTCTCGCGACCGCGCGGTCCCCCCGGCGTACCGGCGCAGGTGACCGAGGGAGCCCCATCGGGTTCCCGAAAGGTATTCCTCACATGTCGGTCTCCGCTTTCTCCACGTCACACCACTCCTCCATCGTCAGTACGTTGCGTGCCGCAGGCTGCGTCTTCGCCGAGGACGAGGCGGAGTTGATCCTCTCCACCGCACGCACCCCCTCCGAAGCGGCCGCCATGGTCGAGCGCCGCGCGGCCGGTCTGCCGCTCGAACACGTCCTGGGGTGGGCGGAGTTCCGGGGCCTGCGGATGGTCGTGGACCCGGGAGTGTTCGTACCGCGCCGTCGTACCGAGTTCCTCGTCGACCGTGCCGCGGAACTCGTCGACCGGGCTGCCGAACCCGCCGGTCGCGCGGCCGTCGTCGTCGACCTGTGCTGCGGGTCGGGAGCCCTCGGGGCCGCGCTCGCCGCGGGTCTCGCCGAAGTCGAGCTGTACGCGGCCGACATCGACCCCGCGGCGGTCCGCTGCGCCCGCCGCAACGTCGCCCACGCCGGAGGCGAGGTCTACGAAGGAGACCTCTACGCCCCGCTTCCCGACGCCCTGCGGGGGCGCGTCGACATCCTCCTCGCGAACGTCCCGTACGTCCCCTCCGAAGAGGTGGGTCTGCTGCCCGCGGAGGCCCGCGTCCACGAGGCGCGCGTGGCCCTCGACGGTGGCGCGGACGGGCTCGACGTGCTGCGCCGGGTGACCGAGGAGGCGCCCGCGTGGCTGGCGCCCGGCGGTCACCTCCTCTTCGAGACGAGCGAGGGGCAGGTGCCCGCAGCCGTCGACGCCGTCGAACGCGCGGGCTTGGCGGCGCGGGTGGTGAGCGACGAGGAGGGGTACGCGACGGTGGTCATCGGGACGTGGCCGGGGGCCGGAGCGGGCGGGCTCTGAGCGTGCGGGGCGGAAGCGGGCCTGACGCGGGTCCTAGGGCCTGTGTCGGAAGTCCCGCCTGCCCCGCGACTCCCGACACAGGCCCTAGCCGACCCGTCGTATGACCGCAGCGTCGAACAGGTCCGACGCCCTCGGGAACGGGCTCTCGTCGTGGCAGTGCCAGGCGTCCCAGAAGAGGTCGGCGGGCAGCGCGTCGTCGGGTGCGTACACCCGGTAGACGTACTGCCTGCCGTCGACCGCAGGCAGGGCGACCATCCAGCACCTGCTCTCCATGCTTGTGGGACGAGCGAAGCGGCGTGATGGTTGCGCGCC
The window above is part of the Streptomyces venezuelae genome. Proteins encoded here:
- a CDS encoding putative protein N(5)-glutamine methyltransferase; translated protein: MSVSAFSTSHHSSIVSTLRAAGCVFAEDEAELILSTARTPSEAAAMVERRAAGLPLEHVLGWAEFRGLRMVVDPGVFVPRRRTEFLVDRAAELVDRAAEPAGRAAVVVDLCCGSGALGAALAAGLAEVELYAADIDPAAVRCARRNVAHAGGEVYEGDLYAPLPDALRGRVDILLANVPYVPSEEVGLLPAEARVHEARVALDGGADGLDVLRRVTEEAPAWLAPGGHLLFETSEGQVPAAVDAVERAGLAARVVSDEEGYATVVIGTWPGAGAGGL
- a CDS encoding SRPBCC family protein, producing the protein MAEVSAEARIEAPAEKVWARLTDFSSWSEWNATHTSFPQGGPTTLEAGGTFVENMKLMGFPAEVNWTIGELETARTLAIAGKGPMGVNVGTRYSLSPEGSATVVRIEGEFTGAAVSLMAGKLKDSATAALNESLRKLDGLLT
- a CDS encoding PadR family transcriptional regulator, with translation MRTHGFEHEHGRGHGHGRRGGPEGREGFGREGFGGFGGFEGRRGAFGPFGPGFGGPGGPWGGGRGGRGGGPRGRARRGDVRASILALLKARPMHGYEMIQEIAERSGGAWKPSPGSVYPTLQLLEDEGLISSASEGGKKLFSLTDAGREAAEEGPEAPWEEAGRGVDWDALNEIRQAGFGLMEAFGQVWKTGSKEQREKALTVINDARKKLYLILADED